From Magnolia sinica isolate HGM2019 chromosome 13, MsV1, whole genome shotgun sequence, one genomic window encodes:
- the LOC131222333 gene encoding heat shock 70 kDa protein, mitochondrial-like: MAIASLLVSRLCRSKAIASGVSSTLAQVSGNAKVSHGTSLLTQRWAAAARAFSSKPAGGDVIGIDLGTTNSCVSVMEGKNPKVIENAEGARTTPSVVAFNQKGELLVGTPAKRQAVTNPTNTLFGTKRLIGRRFDDAQTQKEMKMVPYRIVKAPNGDAWVEMNGQQYSPSQIGAFVLTKMKETAESYLGKTVSKAVITVPAYFNDAQRQATKDAGRIAGLDVLRIINEPTAAALSYGMNKKEGLIAVFDLGGGTFDVSVLEISNGVFEVKATNGDTFLGGEDFDNTLLEYLVSEFKRTDSIDLSKDRLALQRLREAAEKAKVELSSTTQTEINLPFITADASGAKHFNITLTRSKFEMLVNHLIERTRNPCKSCLKDAGISVKEVDEVLLVGGMTRVPKVQAIVSEIFGKLPSKGVNPDEAVAMGAAIQGGILRGDVKELLLLDVTPLSLGIETLGGIFTRLINRNTTIPTKKSQVFSTAADNQTQVGVRVLQGEREMAAHNKLLGEFELTGIPPAPRGMPQIEVTFDIDANGIVTVSAKDKATSKEQAITIRSSGGLSEEEIEKMVKEAELHAQKDQEKKELIDIRNTADTTIYSIEKSLNEYRQKIPAEVATEIEAAIADLRSAMGGEDVDAIKAKLDAANKAVSKIGEHMQQGGGGSGSQGGDQTPEAEYKEAKM; this comes from the exons GTTTCTGGCAATGCGAAGGTATCACATGGTACATCCCTTTTGACACAAAGATGGGCAGCTGCAGCAAGGGCTTTCAG CTCAAAACCAGCTGGAGGTGATGTTATCGGGATAGACCTGGGTACTACAAATTCATGCGTATCAGTTATGGAGGGGAAG AACCCGAAAGTGATCGAGAATGCAGAAGGTGCAAGAACTACCCCATCTGTAGTCGCCTTTAACCAGAAGGGGGAACTCTTGGTGGGTACTCCTGCAAAGCGCCAAGCTGTCACAAATCCTACAAACACTCTGTTTGGTACCAAGCGCTTGATAGGAAGAAGGTTTGATGATGCACAAACCCAAAAGGAAATGAAGATGGTTCCTTACAGAATTGTCAAGGCTCCCAACGGTGATGCCTGGGTAGAAATGAACGGACAGCAATACTCTCCAAGCCAGATTGGTGCATTCGTCCTTACCAAAATGAAGGAGACAGCGGAGTCCTATCTTGGGAAAACTGTTTCGAAAGCCGTCATCACTGTACCAGCCTATTTCAATGACGCTCAACGACAAGCGACAAAGGATGCTGGGAGAATTGCTGGCCTGGATGTGCTGAGAATCATCAATGAGCCGACTGCAGCTGCCCTTTCTTATGGAATGAACAAGAAGGAGGGTTTGATAGCCGTCTTTGATTTGGGCGGTGGGACTTTTGATGTCTCAGTCCTTGAGATCTCCAATGGAGTTTTCGAG GTTAAAGCCACAAATGGAGATACCTTCTTGGGCGGTGAGGACTTTGACAACACTTTGCTCGAGTATTTGGTGAGTGAGTTCAAGAGGACGGATTCTATTGATCTATCCAAAGACAGACTGGCCCTGCAAAGGCTAAGGGAGGCGGCGGAGAAGGCGAAGGTGGAGCTCTCCTCCACTACACAGACAGAGATAAACCTTCCTTTCATCACTGCTGATGCCTCAGGCGCCAAACACTTCAACATCACACTAACCCGCTCGAAATTCGAGATGTTGGTGAACCATTTGATAGAGAGAACCAGAAACCCCTGCAAAAGTTGTTTGAAGGACGCAGGGATATCAGTAAAAGAAgttgatgaagttcttttagtcGGTGGAATGACGAGGGTACCCAAGGTCCAAGCAATTGTTTCGGAGATTTTTGGGAAGTTGCCGAGCAAGGGTGTGAACCCCGATGAGGCGGTTGCCATGGGAGCTGCCATACAGGGCGGGATCCTGAGGGGTGACGTCAAGGAGCTCCTTTTGCTTGATGTCACGCCACTGTCCCTTGGTATCGAGACTTTGGGAGGGATATTCACGAGGCTTATCAACCGCAACACTACTATCCCAACCAAAAAGAGTCAGGTTTTCTCCACTGCTGCCGATAACCAGACCCAAGTTGGCGTACGCGTCTTGCAGGGCGAGCGGGAGATGGCTGCGCACAACAAGCTTCTCGGGGAGTTTGAGCTGACCGGCATTCCTCCTGCACCAAGAGGCATGCCTCAGATTGAGGTAACCTTCGACATTGATGCCAATGGCATCGTCACTGTTTCTGCGAAGGACAAGGCGACAAGCAAGGAACAGGCTATCACAATCAGATCCTCAGGTGGGCTCTCTGAGGAGGAGATCGAAAAGATGGTAAAGGAGGCAGAGCTCCATGCACAGAAGGACCAGGAGAAGAAGGAGTTGATTGATATCAGGAACACAGCAGATACCACCATTTACAGCATAGAGAAGAGCTTGAACGAATACAGGCAGAAGATCCCTGCAGAAGTTGCAACAGAGATTGAGGCTGCAATCGCTGATCTGAGGTCGGCCATGGGTGGTGAGGATGTGGACGCGATCAAGGCGAAGCTGGATGCAGCGAACAAGGCAGTGTCGAAGATAGGGGAGCATATGCAGCAGGGAGGGGGAGGGTCAGGGTCTCAAGGTGGGGACCAAACTCCTGAAGCTGAGTATAAAGAAGCTAAGATGTAG